A genomic segment from uncultured Desulfuromonas sp. encodes:
- the purT gene encoding formate-dependent phosphoribosylglycinamide formyltransferase produces MATIGTPFSPTATRVMLCGSGELGKEVVIEFQRLGVEVIACDSYANAPAMQVADRSYTFSMLDGDELRRVVEFERPHYIVPEVEAIATATLVELEKEGFNVVPTARAAQLTMNREGIRRLAAEELSLPTSSYRFAEDEVTFQAAVAELGLPCVVKPIMSSSGKGQSVVRSEDELDAAWEYAQKGGRAGGDKVIVEGFLDFDYEITLLTVRHKDGTSFCLPIGHRQVDGDYRESWQPQAMNGEVLEKAQQIARQVTDALGGWGIFGVELFIQGTEVFFSEVSPRPHDTGLVTLISQDLSEFALHARAILGLPIPNIVQHGPSASAVVLVEGHSTQVSFSGLDVALAQPDTQLRLFGKPGVAGKRRLGVVLSRDHSVDAARKKAVTAAEAVDAVL; encoded by the coding sequence ATGGCAACAATCGGAACCCCTTTTTCACCGACAGCCACGCGTGTCATGTTGTGTGGTTCGGGGGAGTTGGGCAAAGAGGTCGTTATCGAGTTTCAGCGTCTGGGCGTCGAGGTTATCGCCTGTGACAGTTATGCTAATGCTCCGGCCATGCAGGTGGCGGACCGTTCCTACACGTTTTCCATGCTCGATGGCGATGAGCTGCGCCGCGTGGTGGAGTTTGAGCGTCCCCATTACATTGTGCCGGAAGTTGAGGCCATTGCTACGGCGACATTGGTGGAATTGGAGAAGGAAGGCTTCAATGTGGTTCCAACGGCTCGTGCCGCCCAGTTGACCATGAACCGCGAGGGTATTCGCCGCCTGGCTGCTGAAGAGCTGAGCCTGCCGACATCCAGCTACCGTTTTGCTGAAGATGAAGTGACGTTTCAGGCGGCCGTCGCTGAACTGGGATTGCCGTGCGTCGTCAAACCGATCATGAGTTCTTCCGGCAAAGGGCAGAGTGTCGTGCGCAGTGAAGATGAGCTGGATGCCGCCTGGGAGTACGCTCAAAAGGGTGGTCGTGCCGGGGGGGACAAGGTGATTGTTGAGGGTTTTCTCGACTTTGACTATGAAATTACCCTGCTGACCGTCCGGCATAAAGACGGCACCAGTTTTTGTCTGCCCATCGGCCACCGGCAGGTGGATGGTGACTATCGCGAATCATGGCAGCCTCAAGCGATGAACGGCGAGGTGCTGGAGAAGGCGCAGCAGATTGCTCGGCAGGTGACCGATGCCTTGGGCGGCTGGGGTATTTTTGGTGTCGAGTTGTTTATCCAGGGAACAGAGGTGTTCTTCAGTGAAGTATCGCCACGGCCGCATGATACCGGTCTCGTCACGCTGATTTCTCAGGATCTGTCGGAATTTGCGTTACACGCGCGCGCGATTCTCGGTCTGCCGATTCCCAATATTGTACAACATGGCCCATCGGCTTCAGCGGTCGTGTTGGTGGAAGGGCATTCGACCCAAGTGAGTTTTTCCGGGCTGGATGTGGCGTTGGCTCAACCGGATACCCAGTTACGGCTGTTTGGTAAGCCCGGTGTGGCCGGAAAACGCCGTCTTGGTGTGGTGTTGTCCCGCGATCATTCCGTTGATGCGGCGCGCAAAAAGGCGGTGACGGCTGCAGAAGCGGTCGATGCGGTCCTTTAA